A window from Flavobacterium sp. 83 encodes these proteins:
- a CDS encoding LysR family transcriptional regulator — translation MDFRLKVFFTVANRLSFTKAATELFITQPAISKHIQELEEQYKIKLFERNGSKISLTNAGEVLLEHTKNIFEVYREIDFDMSALINQQKGLLRLGASTTISQYIIPPLLARFHQKLQDIKVNLLNGNTEQIEKALLNKEIEIGIVEGQSKNQSIKYTEFLKDELVLVCNSTNPLRNKERATLEDLKKLRFVTREQGSGTLEVIEHALKPFGINLWQLKIEMQLGSPESIKSYLINSDCVAFISIHAIEKELKNNELVILDIDNFVIERFFYIITLQGKIDGMSELFIKNISSYYNLKL, via the coding sequence ATGGATTTTAGATTAAAAGTATTTTTTACTGTCGCCAATAGATTGAGTTTTACTAAAGCAGCAACGGAATTATTCATTACGCAACCTGCCATTTCTAAGCATATCCAAGAGTTAGAGGAACAATATAAAATCAAACTTTTTGAAAGAAACGGTTCTAAAATTTCACTTACCAATGCTGGGGAAGTATTGCTTGAGCACACTAAAAATATATTTGAAGTCTATAGAGAAATAGATTTTGACATGAGTGCATTGATCAATCAACAAAAAGGATTGCTTCGATTAGGAGCCAGCACAACAATTTCTCAATATATAATTCCGCCTCTTTTGGCTCGCTTTCATCAAAAATTGCAGGATATAAAAGTAAATCTGTTAAACGGAAATACAGAGCAAATTGAAAAGGCTTTATTGAATAAAGAAATTGAAATAGGAATTGTAGAGGGACAATCTAAAAATCAATCTATCAAATATACTGAGTTTTTAAAAGATGAATTAGTTCTGGTCTGTAACAGTACCAATCCTTTAAGAAACAAAGAACGAGCTACTTTAGAGGATTTGAAAAAGCTGCGATTTGTAACTCGAGAACAGGGTTCTGGAACACTTGAAGTTATTGAACATGCACTAAAACCTTTTGGAATTAATCTCTGGCAATTGAAAATTGAAATGCAGTTAGGAAGTCCTGAAAGTATAAAATCCTATTTAATAAATTCTGATTGTGTTGCTTTTATTTCCATTCATGCTATAGAAAAAGAACTTAAAAATAACGAATTGGTTATTCTTGATATTGATAATTTTGTGATTGAACGGTTTTTTTACATCATTACTTTACAAGGAAAGATAGATGGGATGTCAGAATTATTTATAAAAAACATATCAAGCTATTATAATTTAAAGTTATAG
- the fabG gene encoding 3-oxoacyl-[acyl-carrier-protein] reductase, with protein MKLLEGKVAIITGASRGIGKGIAEVFAKHGANVAFTYSSSVESALALENELNALGIKAKGYQSNAADFNEAQTFVDAVLAEFGTVDILINNAGITKDNLLMRMSEGDFDQVIDVNLKSVFNMTKAIQRTFLKQRSGSIINMSSVVGVKGNAGQTNYAASKAGVIGFSKSVALELGSRNIRCNVIAPGFIETEMTAKLNEDVVKGWRDGIPLKRGGTTEDVANACLFFASDMSAYVTGQVMNVCGGMLT; from the coding sequence ATGAAATTACTAGAAGGAAAAGTTGCCATAATTACAGGCGCAAGCCGCGGAATTGGAAAAGGAATTGCAGAAGTTTTTGCGAAACACGGTGCAAATGTTGCATTTACTTATAGTTCATCAGTAGAGTCTGCTTTGGCACTTGAAAATGAATTGAACGCTTTAGGAATTAAAGCCAAAGGATATCAATCAAATGCTGCCGATTTTAATGAAGCGCAAACATTTGTAGATGCAGTTTTAGCTGAATTCGGAACTGTTGATATTCTAATAAACAATGCAGGAATTACTAAAGACAACCTTTTGATGCGTATGTCTGAAGGAGATTTCGATCAAGTAATTGATGTAAATTTGAAATCGGTTTTTAACATGACTAAAGCGATTCAAAGAACTTTCTTAAAACAACGTTCCGGATCAATAATCAACATGAGCTCAGTAGTAGGAGTAAAGGGAAATGCGGGTCAAACTAATTATGCGGCTTCTAAAGCAGGAGTAATTGGGTTTTCAAAATCAGTAGCTCTGGAATTAGGCTCTCGTAATATTCGTTGTAACGTAATTGCGCCAGGATTTATAGAAACCGAAATGACAGCCAAATTAAACGAAGATGTTGTGAAAGGATGGAGAGACGGAATTCCGTTGAAACGTGGTGGAACAACTGAAGATGTTGCTAATGCGTGTCTTTTCTTTGCATCAGATATGAGTGCTTATGTTACTGGCCAAGTCATGAATGTTTGTGGTGGAATGCTTACCTAA